One Myxococcales bacterium genomic region harbors:
- the dapF gene encoding diaminopimelate epimerase, which yields MSPCWPEKGPATNESPSLGSPPKTWSPNSPSATSREPRPRGASWKPSRPGRAPTSCRTYATPLFVGHEHPSGRADVEPREVRVSARRVFFKYEGLGNDFVVIDAARPDEVPEAEAIRLCDRRRGVGADGVLLVLPATSPGARARMRVVNADGSVPEMCGNGLRCVALHLARTDGLAVGETSEMLVDTDAGPKPCRVTRTAEGAGEIAIDMGIVKVLEGRELTVDGRTFALTTADAGNPHAITVEPFERADVDRYGHALATHPTFPRGTNVEFVRQISPTKAEVVVWERGVGVTLACGTGACATAAVLASAGLAPFDDELTIELLGGPLAIRVARDGRVHMRGPATLTFAGHVG from the coding sequence ATGTCACCTTGCTGGCCGGAGAAGGGTCCCGCCACAAACGAGTCGCCGTCACTGGGGTCACCGCCGAAGACTTGGTCGCCCAACTCGCCTTCCGCGACGTCCCGTGAACCTCGACCTCGAGGCGCATCCTGGAAGCCCTCTCGGCCGGGACGAGCGCCCACAAGTTGCCGAACGTACGCCACCCCACTATTTGTCGGGCATGAGCATCCCTCGGGGAGAGCGGACGTCGAACCGCGTGAGGTCCGAGTGAGCGCGCGACGCGTGTTCTTCAAGTACGAAGGCCTCGGGAACGACTTCGTGGTCATCGACGCAGCGCGGCCCGACGAGGTGCCCGAGGCCGAGGCCATCCGCCTTTGCGACCGGCGGCGAGGGGTCGGCGCAGACGGCGTGCTCCTCGTGCTCCCCGCGACCTCTCCGGGCGCCCGCGCGCGCATGCGCGTCGTGAACGCCGACGGCTCCGTGCCCGAGATGTGCGGAAACGGGCTCCGCTGCGTGGCGCTCCACCTCGCCCGCACAGATGGCCTCGCCGTGGGCGAGACCTCCGAGATGCTCGTCGACACGGACGCCGGACCCAAGCCGTGCCGCGTAACTCGAACCGCCGAAGGGGCAGGGGAGATCGCGATCGACATGGGCATCGTCAAGGTCCTCGAAGGACGCGAGCTCACGGTCGACGGGCGCACCTTCGCGCTCACCACGGCCGACGCCGGAAACCCCCACGCGATCACCGTCGAGCCGTTCGAGCGCGCCGACGTCGACCGCTATGGCCACGCGCTCGCGACCCACCCGACCTTCCCTCGTGGCACCAACGTCGAGTTCGTCCGGCAGATCTCTCCGACCAAGGCCGAGGTCGTCGTGTGGGAGCGCGGCGTCGGAGTGACGCTCGCCTGCGGAACTGGGGCCTGCGCGACGGCCGCCGTGCTCGCCTCGGCGGGCCTCGCCCCGTTCGACGACGAGCTGACCATCGAGCTGCTCGGTGGCCCGCTCGCCATTCGTGTGGCGCGCGACGGGCGCGTGCACATGCGCGGCCCCGCCACGCTCACCTTCGCCGGGCACGTCGGATGA
- a CDS encoding DUF167 domain-containing protein — protein sequence MSPGPDTTLLVTEKDGSVRFAVHAKPRAKKSAIVGVSQGALEIALAAPPVDGAANDELVRFLAKSLGLPKRDVTLLAGEGSRHKRVAVTGVTAEDLVAQLAFRDVP from the coding sequence ATGTCCCCCGGACCCGACACGACCCTCCTCGTCACCGAGAAAGACGGCTCCGTACGCTTCGCCGTGCACGCCAAACCACGGGCAAAAAAGAGCGCGATCGTGGGCGTCTCGCAGGGTGCGCTCGAGATCGCCTTGGCGGCTCCGCCGGTCGACGGCGCCGCGAACGACGAGCTCGTCCGATTCCTCGCGAAGTCCCTCGGGCTCCCCAAGCGGGATGTCACCTTGCTGGCCGGAGAAGGGTCCCGCCACAAACGAGTCGCCGTCACTGGGGTCACCGCCGAAGACTTGGTCGCCCAACTCGCCTTCCGCGACGTCCCGTGA
- the aroB gene encoding 3-dehydroquinate synthase, giving the protein MKSVFLSGFMGTGKSTLGPLVASRLGLPFVDTDTLVASRAGRPVAELVRTDEKAFRALEREVVAELVAGPPHVVAVGGGAFVSNESRRSALEAGVVVTLAADVETLVRRTQSRVHERPLLEGDVEGRIRELLEARAAVYAECHGTVHTDALELDACEEAICAIVKENPLVVPLGLRSYRVHVVDGAPSVLTDVVAGLGPSGILAVTDSHVVRARGPALEKALGAIAAPHRTCTLAPGEEHKTLATVDTLWEAAIGQGLDRDGLFVAFGGGVVGDLTGFAAATLYRGVRAVQVPTTLLAMVDASVGGKTGFDLPSGKNLVGAFFQPSAVVADVAHLSTLPVRHRRAGLAEVLKVALLFDAGLVEDLLRLGPALVSGPPSELLDVVRRAIAWKARVVARDETEKGERALLNFGHTVGHALESHGRYTSHLHGEAVAMGMVAELELGRARGWVGPEVVATCREVLGRFGLPTDATRSERSGAVPFLEVDKKRKGGKVVLPFAAEIGRGRLESVSTAELGVFLRGAG; this is encoded by the coding sequence ATGAAGAGTGTATTTTTGTCGGGCTTCATGGGCACGGGCAAGTCCACGCTCGGGCCTCTCGTGGCGTCGCGTTTGGGGCTCCCGTTCGTCGACACGGACACGCTCGTGGCCTCGCGGGCGGGGAGGCCCGTTGCCGAGCTCGTGCGCACGGACGAAAAGGCGTTCCGCGCGCTCGAACGAGAGGTCGTCGCGGAGCTCGTGGCGGGCCCGCCGCACGTGGTCGCGGTGGGTGGCGGCGCCTTCGTTTCGAACGAGTCGCGTCGTTCGGCGCTCGAGGCCGGCGTGGTCGTGACTCTCGCGGCGGACGTCGAGACCCTCGTCCGTCGTACGCAGAGCCGGGTGCACGAGCGGCCCCTGCTCGAGGGGGACGTCGAGGGCCGCATCCGAGAGCTGCTCGAGGCGCGCGCGGCCGTCTACGCCGAGTGCCACGGCACCGTGCACACGGACGCGCTCGAGCTCGACGCGTGCGAGGAGGCTATCTGTGCGATAGTAAAGGAGAATCCGCTCGTCGTGCCGCTCGGGCTGCGGAGCTATCGCGTCCACGTGGTGGATGGCGCGCCGAGTGTTCTCACGGACGTGGTCGCCGGGCTCGGGCCGAGCGGCATCCTGGCGGTGACGGACAGCCACGTGGTGAGGGCGCGCGGACCGGCGCTCGAGAAGGCGCTCGGGGCTATCGCGGCACCGCATCGTACGTGCACGCTCGCGCCGGGCGAGGAGCACAAGACGCTCGCGACGGTCGATACGCTCTGGGAGGCGGCCATCGGCCAGGGGCTCGATCGCGACGGGCTCTTCGTGGCGTTCGGGGGTGGTGTCGTCGGCGACCTGACCGGGTTCGCGGCGGCGACTCTCTACCGTGGGGTTCGAGCGGTTCAGGTCCCCACGACGCTGCTCGCGATGGTCGACGCCTCGGTCGGCGGCAAGACCGGCTTCGATCTGCCCTCGGGCAAGAACCTCGTTGGGGCGTTTTTCCAGCCCTCGGCCGTCGTCGCCGACGTGGCGCATCTTTCGACGTTGCCTGTACGTCATCGGAGGGCCGGGCTCGCGGAGGTCCTGAAGGTCGCGCTCTTGTTCGACGCGGGGCTCGTCGAGGACCTTTTGCGCTTGGGGCCCGCCCTCGTTTCGGGGCCTCCCTCGGAGCTGCTCGACGTCGTTCGGCGAGCGATCGCGTGGAAGGCGCGCGTGGTCGCGCGGGACGAGACGGAGAAGGGGGAGCGGGCTCTCCTTAACTTCGGGCACACGGTCGGTCACGCGCTCGAGTCTCACGGGCGGTACACGTCGCATCTTCACGGGGAGGCCGTCGCGATGGGCATGGTCGCGGAGCTCGAGCTCGGGCGAGCGCGTGGCTGGGTCGGTCCGGAGGTCGTTGCGACGTGCCGCGAGGTCCTCGGGCGCTTCGGTCTTCCGACGGACGCGACGCGGTCGGAGCGGTCGGGCGCGGTCCCCTTCCTCGAGGTCGACAAGAAGAGGAAGGGCGGGAAGGTCGTCCTTCCGTTCGCGGCGGAGATCGGTCGGGGCCGCCTCGAGTCGGTGTCCACGGCGGAGCTGGGCGTCTTTCTTCGTGGGGCGGGTTGA
- the zapA gene encoding cell division protein ZapA, with protein sequence MNRRSVEVVVAGQKVKVVSSAEESELRALAALVTRKVEMVSPKGRATTPQALVLAALSLAHDLEEERARREALERKTRDSVRRMLVRVDHVLEELPEGRTRA encoded by the coding sequence ATGAATCGACGGTCCGTGGAAGTCGTGGTCGCCGGTCAGAAAGTGAAGGTCGTGAGCTCGGCTGAGGAGTCCGAGCTCCGCGCCCTGGCTGCGCTCGTGACCCGAAAGGTCGAGATGGTCTCCCCGAAGGGCCGCGCGACCACCCCGCAGGCGCTCGTGCTCGCGGCGCTTTCGCTCGCCCATGATCTCGAGGAGGAGCGGGCGCGGCGGGAGGCGTTGGAGCGGAAGACGCGAGACTCGGTCCGTCGGATGCTCGTTCGCGTGGACCATGTTCTCGAGGAGCTGCCTGAGGGGCGTACGCGGGCCTGA
- a CDS encoding 8-amino-7-oxononanoate synthase: MKRSPLESLADELDRLREANLLRTPVIVPPGLVTLCSNDYLGLGAAPLSPTNASAGGARASRLVSGNTEAHEALEAGLAEWLGTEAALLFTSGYAANLGALACLVRPGDRVLSDALNHASIIDGLRLARASVEVYPHLDADAVARLLSAAPEVPTWLVTESYFSMDADVPNLRRLSDLSANAGASFYVDETHALGVFGPGGRGLCADAGARPDVLVGTFGKAFGLGGAFVAGSSTLRGWLWNRARSFVFSTGLSPALTAEAASRLPRVARADAERNHLHRMADILRDGLRAMGCQVGGTGPVVPWVMDAPERALRWAHALRGYGFFVQAIRPPTVPRGTSRLRLAVQATHTEDEVRGFLRAVAEIREHDGLTV, encoded by the coding sequence GTGAAACGTTCCCCTCTCGAGTCCCTCGCGGACGAGCTCGATCGCCTCCGCGAAGCGAACCTCCTCCGTACCCCGGTCATCGTCCCGCCGGGGCTCGTGACCCTCTGCTCGAACGACTACCTCGGGCTCGGAGCCGCGCCGCTCTCCCCCACGAACGCGTCTGCCGGCGGGGCTCGTGCGTCGCGCTTGGTCTCCGGGAACACCGAGGCGCACGAGGCGCTCGAAGCCGGCCTGGCCGAGTGGCTCGGGACGGAGGCCGCCCTCCTCTTCACGAGCGGGTACGCCGCGAACCTCGGGGCGCTCGCCTGCCTGGTGCGCCCTGGTGACCGCGTCCTCTCGGACGCCCTCAACCACGCCTCCATCATCGACGGGCTACGGCTCGCGCGCGCCTCGGTCGAGGTCTACCCTCACCTCGACGCGGACGCGGTCGCACGCCTCCTCTCCGCCGCCCCCGAGGTACCGACCTGGCTCGTCACGGAGTCGTACTTCAGCATGGACGCCGACGTGCCCAACCTTCGCCGCCTCTCCGACTTGAGCGCGAACGCCGGCGCCTCGTTCTACGTCGACGAGACGCACGCCCTCGGTGTGTTCGGTCCTGGTGGCCGAGGTCTCTGCGCCGACGCCGGAGCACGCCCCGATGTGCTCGTCGGGACCTTCGGCAAGGCGTTCGGGTTGGGAGGAGCCTTCGTCGCGGGCTCTTCCACCCTGCGGGGTTGGCTGTGGAACCGCGCGCGTTCGTTCGTGTTCTCGACCGGTCTCTCCCCTGCCCTCACCGCCGAGGCCGCTTCCCGGCTCCCCCGCGTGGCTCGGGCCGACGCCGAGCGAAACCACCTGCATCGCATGGCCGACATCCTTCGCGACGGCCTTCGCGCGATGGGCTGCCAGGTCGGGGGGACGGGACCCGTCGTCCCCTGGGTGATGGACGCGCCGGAGCGAGCCCTCCGCTGGGCTCACGCTCTCCGTGGGTACGGCTTCTTCGTCCAAGCCATTCGACCCCCGACCGTCCCCCGGGGCACGTCGCGCTTGCGCCTCGCGGTCCAGGCCACGCACACCGAGGACGAGGTCCGGGGCTTCCTCCGGGCGGTCGCCGAGATCCGAGAGCACGACGGCCTCACCGTTTGA
- a CDS encoding ABC transporter ATP-binding protein has translation MGSPEVRLERVTKTYGPVRALVGVDVTLGAGKVTAVLGTNGSGKSTLLAIVGTLTKPTSGRVTHRGLGGAPDVRRVLGWVGHASLCYPDLTGAENVRLAAELHGCDLDDALRKAEERFELGAFFKRPFREYSRGQRQRVSLARALVHDPTLLLLDEPTTGLDAAGVSRLVRVVREEAARGATVVVVSHDERFATDVAEVTVRLERGRVVS, from the coding sequence ATGGGCTCTCCCGAGGTGCGGCTCGAGCGTGTGACGAAGACCTACGGACCCGTGCGCGCGCTCGTCGGTGTCGACGTGACCCTCGGCGCCGGCAAGGTCACCGCCGTGCTCGGAACCAACGGGTCGGGCAAGAGCACGCTCCTCGCGATCGTCGGGACCCTCACCAAGCCGACCTCGGGACGCGTGACGCACCGTGGCCTCGGCGGCGCACCCGACGTACGACGCGTCCTCGGCTGGGTCGGCCACGCGTCCCTCTGCTACCCCGACTTGACCGGCGCCGAGAACGTCCGCCTCGCCGCCGAGCTGCACGGGTGCGATCTCGACGACGCCCTTCGAAAGGCGGAAGAGCGCTTCGAGCTCGGGGCGTTCTTTAAACGACCGTTTCGTGAATACTCCCGCGGGCAACGGCAGCGGGTCTCGCTCGCTCGCGCCCTCGTCCACGATCCCACCTTGCTCTTGCTGGACGAGCCCACGACGGGCCTCGACGCCGCCGGTGTTTCACGGCTCGTGCGCGTGGTTCGCGAAGAGGCAGCCAGGGGCGCGACGGTGGTCGTCGTCTCCCACGACGAACGTTTCGCCACCGACGTAGCCGAGGTGACCGTGCGCCTCGAGCGCGGCCGCGTCGTCTCGTAG
- a CDS encoding MoxR family ATPase — translation MTAAQALLTEELPAIQKLRGAVENALEGKPDVVELALVALLARGHLLIEDVPGVGKTTLARAVAQAVGGDLKRLQFTSDLLPSDVVGISIWDQRQSEFVLRQGPVFANVLLADEINRASPRTQSSLLEAMNEAQVSIDGQTIPLPDPFFVIATQNPQDFAGTFPLPESQLDRFLLRIRIGYPPPQVEMRLLTEGSTDRAADVKPVLDPGRLVELQRAVQRVALDASLASYLQAVVQATRSAPALSLGASTRGAIALASAARARALVRGRSYCIADDIHDLAVPALAHRVRLSSAADGFLPTREEAEAAVRELVARVPVPL, via the coding sequence ATGACGGCCGCTCAAGCCCTCCTGACCGAGGAGCTGCCAGCCATCCAAAAACTGCGCGGTGCCGTCGAGAACGCGCTCGAAGGCAAACCCGATGTCGTCGAGCTCGCCCTCGTGGCCCTCCTCGCGCGCGGTCACCTCCTCATCGAAGACGTGCCGGGCGTCGGCAAGACCACGCTCGCGCGCGCCGTCGCGCAGGCGGTGGGCGGCGATCTGAAACGCCTGCAGTTTACAAGCGACTTGCTCCCGAGCGACGTGGTCGGCATCTCGATCTGGGATCAGCGCCAGAGCGAGTTCGTCCTTCGCCAGGGCCCCGTCTTCGCGAACGTGCTCCTCGCGGACGAGATCAACCGCGCGAGCCCGCGCACGCAGTCGTCGCTGCTCGAGGCGATGAACGAGGCGCAGGTCTCGATCGACGGGCAGACGATCCCCTTGCCCGACCCGTTCTTCGTGATCGCCACGCAGAACCCGCAGGACTTCGCCGGCACCTTTCCGCTGCCCGAGTCCCAGCTCGACCGCTTCCTCCTGCGCATTCGCATCGGGTATCCGCCGCCGCAGGTCGAGATGCGCTTGCTGACCGAGGGCTCGACGGACCGCGCGGCGGACGTGAAGCCCGTGCTCGACCCGGGTCGGCTCGTCGAGCTCCAGCGGGCCGTGCAGCGCGTCGCGCTCGACGCGTCGCTCGCGAGCTACCTTCAGGCCGTGGTGCAGGCCACGCGATCCGCGCCGGCGCTGTCGCTCGGGGCCTCCACGCGTGGCGCCATCGCCTTGGCGAGCGCGGCGCGTGCCCGTGCGCTCGTTCGGGGGCGGAGCTACTGCATCGCCGACGACATCCACGACTTGGCCGTGCCCGCGCTCGCCCATCGTGTGCGCCTCTCGTCTGCGGCCGACGGATTCCTTCCCACCCGGGAAGAGGCGGAGGCGGCCGTTCGCGAGCTCGTCGCGCGCGTGCCCGTCCCGCTGTGA
- a CDS encoding DUF58 domain-containing protein, with translation MPSHPGRGGGGRSRARRARARPAVKKEGKPETPRAPRIHEERRAEVESRPPKGLFARLFSKQKPPRRLKFTREGKFFVGITLGVGFAAINTGNNLLYLLLGLLLALIVVSGLMSELSLRDLSVVRRLPARAQVGRPHLVEIEVFNHKGRVPSYAIEVEDLRAGQPADKRCFFLKISPRSAQVAAYRRTPQKRGRDRHVGFRIATRFPFGLFEKSREVPAEGDLVIYPAADPIKLGASPPGRDAGGETAFGRGHGEDHFGLRPVREGEDLRDVHWKKTASSGQLVRRERARDAHPEVTLRLDVKKPNGAGDDFSQGFEKRIREVASRVVAHVKRGDRVTLRVTSGDVVRADKSTGSDAILRYLALVDAVPEEPASKEAAE, from the coding sequence ATTCCTTCCCACCCGGGAAGAGGCGGAGGCGGCCGTTCGCGAGCTCGTCGCGCGCGTGCCCGTCCCGCTGTGAAAAAAGAGGGCAAGCCGGAGACGCCTCGGGCGCCGCGCATCCACGAGGAGCGCCGGGCCGAGGTGGAGAGCCGCCCGCCGAAGGGGCTCTTCGCGCGGCTCTTCTCGAAGCAGAAGCCTCCTCGGCGGCTCAAGTTCACGCGCGAGGGGAAGTTCTTCGTGGGCATCACGCTCGGCGTGGGCTTCGCCGCGATCAACACGGGGAACAACCTCCTCTACTTGTTGCTCGGCCTCTTGCTCGCGCTCATCGTGGTGAGCGGGCTCATGAGCGAGCTGTCCTTGCGGGATCTCAGCGTCGTGCGGAGGCTCCCCGCGCGCGCCCAGGTGGGTCGTCCGCACCTCGTCGAAATCGAGGTCTTCAACCACAAGGGCCGCGTGCCCTCGTACGCGATCGAGGTCGAAGATCTGCGCGCAGGTCAGCCGGCCGACAAACGCTGCTTCTTCCTGAAAATCAGCCCACGGAGCGCGCAGGTGGCGGCCTACCGGCGGACACCTCAAAAACGCGGGCGCGATCGGCACGTCGGGTTTCGGATCGCGACGCGGTTCCCGTTCGGGCTCTTCGAGAAGTCTCGCGAGGTGCCCGCCGAGGGTGATCTCGTGATCTATCCCGCCGCCGACCCGATCAAGCTCGGTGCCTCTCCACCCGGGCGTGACGCAGGAGGCGAGACGGCTTTCGGGCGCGGGCACGGCGAGGATCACTTCGGTCTTCGCCCGGTGCGCGAAGGGGAGGACCTCCGCGACGTCCATTGGAAGAAGACCGCGTCGAGTGGTCAGCTCGTTCGCCGCGAACGCGCCCGCGACGCGCACCCCGAGGTGACGCTTCGCCTCGACGTGAAGAAACCGAACGGGGCAGGGGACGACTTCTCCCAAGGCTTCGAGAAGCGCATTCGAGAGGTCGCCTCGCGCGTCGTCGCGCACGTCAAACGCGGCGATCGGGTGACCTTGCGGGTGACGTCGGGGGATGTCGTACGCGCCGATAAGTCCACGGGATCCGACGCGATTTTGCGCTACCTGGCCTTGGTCGACGCCGTACCCGAGGAGCCCGCGTCGAAGGAGGCGGCCGAATAA
- a CDS encoding DUF3488 domain-containing protein: protein MRFGLVHRVMTNALATLGVLAVVNTAGMAPWTAGLVLVGLVIAVALPETFQAKPFMRTVATVAPLLLFVIEVVRVVLGASALDTAVEFAGFLQVIRVATRRGAAHDQQIIILALLHFVAGTVLGGGLSYGLCFLGFLMVAPGALVLSHLRREVEGNYRQGARDRTGLPVDVPRILRSRRVVGRGFLLTTCLLGLPIFIFTGALFILFPRVGLSLLLVNHQRSGRMVGFSDHVDLGDVGTLRSDPTVALRFTLPDNPDPPLRMTIRLRGTAFDTYDGRAWSRSSTERRAVDLLYPNVVPVARVPRPSEDRRISFDLEPIDPPVLFLPPRTVGLELRLPQTAVPQDGVVVTRGPEGELRYASPGTHGIRYDVYLAGDAEPIPQILGSVDRARYLTLPPLPPRVGDLARSYTEGFPTPYAKAKAIEEHLRNDYRYDVTSPSGGKPQPVDHFLFETKRGHCEFFSTAMVMMLREVGIPARNVTGFVGGTYNRFGKYYAVREGDAHSWVEAYLDDPQLGWVTFDPTPTSAARPLQETGGTLVYMRDFVEALSQRWNRYVVGYDLGTQIRLFEEAHRKYDDARTKMGIRGGVAEKLTQAPVMAGFVVVIGVVGYVLWRRQKPRSSKKGDGAPEVKRSRSALLVTELYQSLELAMASQGIHRPVAVPPLRFAEDLVRQSHPLGDKVHRMTLTYLEVRFGGSELDETKKKTFERGVKEVRGYREPAAERDPGKSLTRDASA from the coding sequence ATGCGCTTCGGGCTCGTCCACCGCGTGATGACGAACGCCCTGGCCACGCTCGGGGTGCTCGCGGTCGTCAACACGGCGGGCATGGCCCCGTGGACCGCAGGCCTCGTGCTCGTGGGCCTCGTCATCGCCGTCGCGCTGCCGGAGACGTTCCAAGCGAAGCCCTTCATGCGCACGGTCGCCACCGTCGCGCCGCTCCTCCTCTTCGTGATCGAGGTGGTGCGGGTGGTGCTCGGCGCGTCGGCCCTCGACACCGCCGTCGAGTTCGCGGGCTTCCTCCAGGTGATCCGCGTGGCGACCCGCCGCGGGGCCGCACACGACCAGCAGATCATCATCTTGGCGCTGCTCCACTTCGTCGCGGGCACCGTGCTCGGGGGTGGGCTCAGCTACGGCCTGTGCTTCTTGGGCTTCCTCATGGTCGCCCCGGGCGCCCTCGTGCTCTCGCACCTTCGCCGCGAGGTCGAAGGAAACTACCGCCAGGGCGCGCGGGATCGCACGGGCCTCCCGGTCGACGTGCCGCGCATCCTCCGGAGCCGCCGCGTGGTGGGGCGAGGGTTCCTCCTCACGACGTGCCTCCTCGGGCTCCCGATCTTCATCTTCACGGGCGCGCTCTTCATCTTGTTTCCGCGGGTGGGGCTCTCGCTCTTGCTCGTGAACCACCAGCGCTCGGGCCGCATGGTGGGCTTCTCGGATCACGTGGATCTCGGCGACGTGGGCACCCTGCGGTCCGACCCTACGGTCGCCCTGCGGTTCACCCTGCCGGACAACCCCGACCCGCCGCTGCGCATGACGATCCGCCTGCGCGGCACCGCGTTCGACACCTACGATGGTCGTGCGTGGTCGCGCTCGTCGACCGAGCGACGCGCGGTGGATCTGCTCTACCCGAACGTGGTCCCCGTAGCCCGTGTGCCTCGCCCGAGCGAAGACCGAAGGATCTCGTTCGACCTCGAGCCCATCGATCCTCCCGTGCTCTTCCTCCCGCCGCGCACGGTGGGGCTCGAGCTTCGGTTGCCGCAGACGGCGGTGCCCCAAGACGGCGTCGTGGTGACGCGTGGGCCGGAGGGAGAGCTCCGCTACGCGAGCCCGGGCACCCACGGCATTCGCTACGACGTGTACCTCGCGGGCGACGCCGAGCCGATCCCGCAGATCTTGGGGAGCGTCGATCGGGCGCGCTACCTCACGCTCCCGCCGCTGCCTCCGCGGGTCGGAGATCTGGCGCGCTCGTACACGGAAGGGTTCCCCACGCCGTACGCCAAGGCCAAGGCGATCGAGGAGCACCTCCGGAACGACTACCGCTACGACGTCACGTCTCCCTCGGGCGGCAAGCCGCAGCCGGTCGATCACTTCCTCTTCGAGACCAAACGCGGGCACTGCGAGTTCTTCTCGACGGCCATGGTCATGATGCTCCGCGAAGTGGGCATTCCGGCACGCAACGTCACGGGCTTCGTCGGCGGGACGTACAACCGATTCGGGAAGTACTACGCCGTGCGCGAGGGGGACGCGCACTCCTGGGTCGAGGCCTATCTCGACGATCCGCAGCTCGGGTGGGTCACGTTCGACCCGACTCCCACCTCCGCGGCGCGCCCGCTCCAAGAGACGGGCGGCACGCTCGTGTACATGCGTGATTTCGTCGAGGCGCTCTCGCAGCGCTGGAACCGGTACGTCGTGGGGTACGATCTCGGCACACAAATCCGGCTCTTCGAAGAGGCGCACCGCAAATACGACGACGCGCGGACCAAAATGGGTATTCGCGGGGGTGTCGCCGAGAAGCTCACTCAGGCGCCGGTCATGGCCGGGTTCGTGGTGGTGATCGGCGTCGTCGGGTACGTGCTTTGGCGCCGCCAGAAGCCTCGATCTTCCAAGAAGGGAGATGGCGCGCCCGAGGTCAAACGGAGCCGCTCGGCGCTCTTGGTCACGGAGCTCTATCAATCGCTCGAGCTCGCCATGGCGAGTCAGGGTATCCACCGGCCGGTCGCGGTCCCGCCTTTGAGGTTCGCCGAAGATCTCGTCCGGCAGAGCCACCCGCTCGGCGACAAGGTCCACCGGATGACCCTCACGTACCTCGAGGTGCGGTTCGGGGGCAGTGAGCTCGACGAGACGAAGAAGAAGACCTTCGAGCGCGGGGTCAAAGAGGTCCGAGGGTATCGAGAGCCCGCGGCCGAGCGCGACCCTGGGAAGTCCCTGACGAGGGACGCGTCCGCGTAG